The following are from one region of the Mycolicibacterium diernhoferi genome:
- a CDS encoding MCE family protein encodes MILTRRILAQLAIFIAISVVAIGIMAFGYMRLPNLLFGAGHYRVSLELPETGGLYPRSNVTYRGTQVGRVESVGLTERGTVVAELSLTDNVDIPANLEAQVHSRSAVGEQYVELLPRSGGGPALRDGDVISMENTTVPTDVNSLLDATNRGLEAIPGDNLRTAVDEAYLAVGGLGPDLARLVKGSTQLAIDARANLDPLVTLIDQSKPVLDTQIDTGDSVRAWASNLATITDELRDHDDAVRGVLERGPGAAEEVRALFDRLQPTLPVVLANLVSVGEVALAYKPALEQLLVLFPQGTAVNQATGLAGRHTKQDYKGAYLNFNLNLNLPPPCNTGFLPAQQVRAPALQDYPDRPAGDIYCRVPQDSPFNVRGARNLPCITVPGKRAPNWKMCESDENYIPLNDGFNWKGDPNATLSGQAVPQLWPGSQPAETAPAPAPAAPPIASAEYDQQSGTYVGPDGQVYTQSNLARTANEEQTWQTMLLPPPGK; translated from the coding sequence ATGATTCTGACCAGACGGATCCTCGCCCAGCTGGCGATCTTCATCGCCATCTCCGTCGTCGCGATCGGCATCATGGCCTTCGGCTACATGCGGTTGCCGAACCTGCTCTTCGGCGCCGGGCACTACCGGGTCAGCCTGGAGCTGCCGGAGACCGGCGGCCTGTACCCGCGCAGCAACGTCACCTATCGCGGCACCCAGGTGGGCCGGGTGGAGAGCGTCGGGCTCACCGAGCGGGGCACCGTTGTCGCCGAGCTGTCGCTGACCGACAACGTGGACATCCCGGCCAACCTGGAGGCGCAGGTGCACAGCCGTTCCGCGGTCGGCGAGCAGTACGTCGAACTGCTGCCGCGCAGCGGGGGCGGACCGGCGCTGCGCGACGGCGACGTCATCTCGATGGAGAACACGACGGTGCCCACGGACGTCAACAGCCTGCTGGACGCCACCAACCGGGGCCTGGAGGCCATTCCGGGTGACAACCTGCGCACCGCGGTCGACGAGGCCTACCTCGCGGTCGGCGGGCTGGGGCCGGATCTGGCCCGGCTGGTCAAGGGTTCCACCCAGCTGGCGATCGATGCGCGGGCCAACCTGGATCCGTTGGTCACCCTGATCGACCAGTCGAAGCCGGTGCTGGACACCCAGATCGACACCGGTGACTCGGTGCGGGCCTGGGCCTCGAACCTGGCCACCATCACCGATGAACTGCGTGACCACGACGATGCGGTGCGCGGCGTGCTGGAGCGCGGCCCCGGCGCCGCCGAAGAGGTGCGCGCGCTGTTCGATCGCCTGCAACCGACGCTGCCCGTCGTGCTGGCCAACCTGGTCAGCGTCGGCGAGGTCGCGCTGGCCTACAAGCCGGCGCTGGAACAGCTGTTGGTGTTGTTCCCGCAGGGCACCGCGGTCAACCAGGCCACCGGTCTGGCGGGCCGGCACACCAAGCAGGACTACAAGGGCGCCTACCTGAACTTCAACCTGAACCTGAACCTGCCGCCGCCATGCAACACCGGCTTCCTGCCCGCACAGCAGGTCCGCGCCCCGGCCCTGCAGGACTATCCGGACCGGCCCGCGGGCGACATCTACTGCCGCGTGCCGCAGGATTCGCCGTTCAACGTGCGCGGCGCCCGCAACCTGCCGTGCATCACGGTGCCGGGCAAACGCGCCCCGAACTGGAAGATGTGCGAGAGCGACGAGAACTACATCCCGCTCAACGACGGCTTCAACTGGAAGGGCGATCCGAACGCGACGTTGTCGGGTCAGGCCGTCCCGCAGTTGTGGCCAGGCTCACAGCCTGCGGAAACGGCTCCGGCCCCGGCGCCGGCCGCACCACCGATCGCATCCGCTGAGTACGACCAGCAGAGCGGCACGTACGTTGGACCGGACGGTCAGGTGTACACGCAATCGAACCTGGCCCGTACCGCGAACGAGGAGCAAACATGGCAGACGATGCTGCT
- a CDS encoding MCE family protein has product MQRPGNVTARLGIGVLAVGLAATGCSWKGLNSVALPGVEGKGPGAYTIQAQMPDVDNLDQNSRVRVNDVTVGNVTGIELQGWNALVTMSLNGDVVLPANATATLGQTSLLGSQHIELAVPTDAEPTGRLKQGAVIPLESAGAYPTTEQTLAAVSLLLNGGGVGQVQDITQAFSTAFTGREADLRSLITELDKFIAYTNDQKGDIIAAAESLNSLVGQVAEQKPVVDRALETIPDALQVLKDQRNQLSEALVQLGRFSALAADSANQTKESLVAQLKALGPTLQELANAGPALTRGLSILTTYPFPKETLTNWMRGDYANLTLVVDLTLSRIDQGIFTGTRWEGDLTELEMQWGRTIGQLPSPYTGANPLLVPYRWDQGR; this is encoded by the coding sequence GTGCAGCGACCGGGGAATGTCACGGCTCGCCTCGGAATCGGTGTGCTCGCCGTGGGGCTGGCCGCCACCGGATGCTCGTGGAAGGGCCTCAACTCGGTGGCGCTGCCCGGCGTGGAAGGAAAGGGGCCGGGCGCCTACACGATTCAGGCGCAGATGCCCGACGTCGACAACCTCGACCAGAACTCCCGGGTCCGGGTCAACGACGTCACCGTCGGCAACGTGACCGGTATCGAGCTCCAGGGCTGGAACGCCCTGGTCACCATGAGCCTCAACGGCGACGTGGTGCTGCCGGCGAACGCCACCGCCACCCTCGGGCAGACCAGCCTGCTGGGTTCGCAGCACATCGAACTCGCGGTGCCCACGGACGCCGAGCCCACCGGGCGGCTGAAGCAGGGGGCGGTGATCCCGCTGGAATCCGCCGGCGCGTACCCGACCACCGAGCAGACGCTGGCCGCAGTCTCGTTGCTGCTCAACGGTGGTGGTGTCGGCCAGGTGCAGGACATCACCCAGGCATTCAGCACCGCGTTCACCGGTCGCGAGGCCGACCTGCGCAGTCTGATCACCGAGCTGGACAAGTTCATCGCCTACACCAATGACCAGAAGGGCGACATCATCGCCGCGGCGGAGAGCCTGAACTCTCTCGTCGGCCAGGTCGCCGAGCAGAAGCCGGTGGTGGATCGGGCGCTGGAGACCATTCCCGACGCGCTGCAGGTGCTCAAGGATCAGCGAAATCAACTGTCCGAGGCCCTGGTTCAGCTGGGCCGGTTCAGTGCGCTGGCGGCCGATTCGGCCAACCAGACCAAGGAATCCCTTGTCGCACAGCTCAAGGCGCTCGGGCCGACGCTGCAGGAGCTGGCCAATGCCGGGCCCGCGCTGACCCGTGGTCTGAGCATCCTGACCACCTACCCGTTCCCCAAGGAGACGCTGACCAACTGGATGCGCGGCGACTACGCCAACCTCACGTTGGTGGTGGACCTGACCCTGAGCCGTATCGACCAGGGCATCTTCACCGGCACCCGCTGGGAGGGCGACCTGACCGAACTGGAGATGCAGTGGGGCCGCACCATCGGGCAGCTGCCCAGTCCCTACACGGGGGCGAACCCGCTGCTCGTTCCGTACCGCTGGGATCAGGGGCGCTGA
- a CDS encoding MCE family protein translates to MSTPSKQSTKRISLLVVLVLILAAGVFAVTRVTDSFNRTNVVAYFDNSNGIFEGDDVVILGVPVGRIDKIEPEPERVKISFWYDSKYKVPAEANAAILSPMLVTSRAIQLTPTYSGSGPVMENDAVIPQERTVVPVEYDDFRAQLERITENLQPTEPGGVSTLGSVINTAADNLRGQGADIRATLVKLSQAFSAIGDHSTDVFSTVKNLSILVSALQDSTTVMRQLNQNLASVSGTLADNPDEVGNAVQDLADTVGLVQSFVADNRETLGTTSDKLAGVSQALNDSLADVKQFLHVAPTTLQNYINAYQPAQGAMSTVPVINNFANPITFLCGAVQAASRLGAEQSSKLCVQYLAPIIKNRQYNFPPIGQNLAVGAFARPNEITYSEDWLRPDYIPPPAPAPAAPPAAPATPVPGGPPLAAETVAATNPADGLPGMMVQHGAGS, encoded by the coding sequence ATGAGCACACCGTCGAAACAGAGCACCAAGCGGATCTCGCTGCTGGTGGTGCTGGTGCTGATCCTGGCCGCGGGCGTGTTCGCGGTCACCCGGGTCACCGATTCGTTCAACCGCACCAACGTCGTGGCCTACTTCGACAACAGCAACGGCATCTTCGAGGGTGACGATGTGGTCATCCTCGGGGTGCCGGTCGGCCGGATCGACAAGATCGAGCCGGAGCCGGAGCGGGTCAAGATCTCGTTCTGGTACGACAGCAAGTACAAGGTGCCGGCCGAGGCCAACGCTGCGATCCTGTCGCCGATGCTGGTGACCTCGCGGGCGATTCAGCTGACCCCGACGTACTCGGGCAGCGGTCCGGTGATGGAGAACGACGCCGTCATCCCGCAGGAGCGCACCGTCGTCCCGGTGGAGTACGACGACTTCCGTGCGCAGTTGGAGCGCATCACCGAGAACCTGCAGCCGACCGAACCCGGCGGTGTCAGCACCCTCGGGTCGGTCATCAACACCGCCGCGGACAACCTGCGCGGGCAGGGCGCGGACATCCGCGCGACGCTGGTCAAGCTGTCCCAAGCGTTTTCGGCGATCGGCGACCACAGCACCGATGTGTTCTCCACCGTCAAGAACCTGTCGATCCTGGTGTCCGCGCTGCAGGACAGCACCACCGTGATGCGTCAGCTGAATCAGAACCTGGCCTCGGTGTCGGGCACGCTGGCAGACAACCCCGACGAGGTCGGCAACGCGGTACAGGACCTCGCCGACACGGTCGGGCTGGTGCAGAGCTTCGTGGCCGACAACCGCGAAACCCTGGGCACCACATCGGACAAGTTGGCCGGGGTGAGCCAGGCGCTCAACGACAGCCTCGCCGACGTCAAGCAGTTCCTGCACGTGGCGCCGACGACACTGCAGAACTACATCAACGCCTACCAGCCGGCTCAGGGCGCGATGTCCACCGTGCCGGTGATCAACAACTTCGCCAACCCGATCACCTTCCTGTGCGGTGCGGTGCAGGCGGCCTCGCGCCTCGGCGCCGAGCAGTCGTCCAAGCTGTGCGTGCAGTACCTGGCGCCGATCATCAAGAACCGCCAGTACAACTTCCCGCCGATCGGGCAGAACCTGGCGGTCGGCGCCTTCGCCCGGCCGAACGAGATCACCTACAGCGAGGACTGGTTGCGCCCGGACTACATCCCACCGCCGGCCCCGGCGCCCGCAGCGCCGCCCGCCGCACCGGCCACGCCCGTTCCGGGCGGGCCGCCGCTGGCCGCCGAAACGGTCGCGGCCACCAACCCGGCCGACGGACTGCCCGGGATGATGGTGCAGCACGGAGCGGGGTCGTGA
- a CDS encoding MCE family protein gives MKSFAERNQLIVGAVGLTIIAAIILGALNYDKLPFLNRGKDYSAYFVEAGGIRSGASVQVSGMRVGQVKSVELDGQQVLVKFTVNSNVRIGDRSEAAVRTKSLLGTKILEVTPRGDGRQSGTIPADRTTPAYQLPDALGDLATTISGLNTDQLSDSLRVISETFADTPPDLKVAIEGVARFSETLNERDAELRGLLSNANKATTVLAERSDQIVTLVRSSNALLAELRSQTAALDAISGNISALSRQLQGFINENDETMKPALEKLNGVLTILDNRKERLQKSLSLMHAYAMSLGESAASGPFFKSYVANLLPGQFVQPFVDAAFSDLGLDPNVLLPSERHDPGVGQAGTPAMPIPFPRTGQGGEPRMTLPDAITGNPGDLGCGPPGIPLPGPTGCYPYREPIPPGPPGGPPPGPPAVAPPGMGSAPVGPQPVLVPAPGEPVPHGAGFGTEPGAGR, from the coding sequence GTGAAGTCCTTCGCAGAACGCAACCAACTGATCGTCGGCGCCGTCGGCCTGACCATCATCGCCGCGATCATCCTCGGCGCGCTGAACTACGACAAGCTGCCGTTCCTCAACCGCGGCAAGGATTATTCGGCGTACTTCGTCGAGGCCGGCGGCATCCGCAGCGGCGCCTCGGTGCAGGTGTCCGGGATGCGGGTCGGCCAGGTCAAGTCCGTCGAACTGGACGGTCAGCAGGTGCTGGTGAAGTTCACCGTCAACAGCAATGTGCGCATCGGTGACCGCAGTGAGGCCGCGGTGCGGACCAAGAGCCTGCTGGGCACCAAGATCCTGGAGGTCACTCCGCGCGGTGACGGCAGGCAGAGCGGCACCATCCCGGCCGATCGCACCACGCCCGCCTACCAATTGCCGGACGCCCTGGGCGATCTGGCGACCACCATCAGCGGTCTGAACACCGATCAGCTCTCGGATTCGTTGCGGGTGATCTCCGAGACGTTCGCCGACACCCCGCCCGATCTCAAGGTCGCCATCGAGGGCGTGGCCCGGTTCTCCGAGACCCTCAACGAGCGCGACGCCGAACTGCGCGGGCTGCTGAGCAACGCCAACAAGGCCACCACGGTGCTCGCCGAGCGCAGCGACCAGATCGTCACGCTGGTCCGCAGCAGCAATGCGCTGTTGGCCGAACTGCGCAGCCAAACCGCTGCGCTGGACGCGATCTCGGGCAACATCTCGGCGTTGAGCCGGCAGCTGCAGGGCTTCATCAACGAGAACGACGAGACGATGAAGCCGGCGCTGGAGAAGCTCAACGGCGTGCTCACCATCCTGGACAACCGCAAGGAACGGCTGCAGAAGTCGCTGAGCCTGATGCACGCCTACGCCATGTCCCTGGGTGAGTCCGCGGCGTCGGGCCCGTTCTTCAAGTCCTACGTCGCCAACCTGCTGCCCGGTCAGTTCGTGCAGCCGTTCGTCGACGCCGCGTTCTCCGACCTGGGTCTGGACCCGAACGTGCTGCTGCCGTCCGAGCGTCACGACCCGGGCGTCGGCCAGGCGGGCACCCCGGCCATGCCGATTCCGTTCCCGCGCACCGGCCAAGGCGGCGAACCGCGCATGACGCTGCCCGACGCCATCACCGGCAACCCGGGCGACCTGGGCTGTGGGCCTCCGGGCATCCCGCTGCCGGGTCCGACCGGTTGCTACCCGTACCGCGAGCCGATTCCGCCGGGTCCGCCCGGTGGACCGCCGCCCGGTCCGCCGGCCGTCGCGCCGCCGGGCATGGGCTCGGCGCCGGTCGGCCCGCAGCCGGTGCTGGTGCCCGCTCCGGGTGAGCCGGTGCCGCACGGCGCCGGATTCGGCACCGAACCGGGGGCAGGCCGATGA
- a CDS encoding virulence factor Mce family protein: protein MKDNLGGAIWRLTIFLAVCLLGVFGLFAIFSQLRFGEGESQYRAEFTNVSGMEPDDFVRIAGVEVGKVGKLAMRDDGSVLVDFTVDESVVLTEGTRAIIRYDDLIGGRYLALEEGTGDTDRLKPGATIPFARTAPALDLDSLIGGFRPLFKALDPDQINALSGQLISALQGQGATIGSFLTQTAALTNTLADRDQLIGEVIVNLNTVMGSLGDQNEQFAKGVDGLSELIDGLAERRTDIANGVAYASAAAGSIADLLAEARPPFAKTITETDRTAGVVLADHEYFDNLINTLPDAYQALARQGIYGDFFSFYLCDIVLKLNGKGGQPVYVKAAGQSTGRCAPK from the coding sequence ATGAAAGACAATCTGGGGGGCGCCATCTGGCGCCTCACCATTTTCCTGGCAGTGTGTCTGCTGGGTGTCTTCGGCCTGTTCGCGATCTTCTCCCAGCTGCGATTCGGCGAGGGAGAGTCGCAATACCGCGCCGAGTTCACCAATGTCAGTGGCATGGAACCCGACGACTTCGTCCGGATCGCCGGCGTCGAGGTCGGCAAGGTCGGCAAGTTGGCGATGCGTGACGACGGCAGTGTCCTGGTCGATTTCACCGTCGACGAGTCGGTGGTGCTCACCGAGGGCACCCGCGCCATCATCCGGTACGACGACCTCATCGGCGGCCGCTATCTGGCGCTGGAAGAGGGCACCGGGGACACCGACCGGCTCAAGCCCGGCGCCACGATCCCGTTCGCGCGCACCGCACCCGCGCTGGATCTCGATTCGCTGATCGGCGGCTTCCGGCCGCTGTTCAAGGCGCTCGACCCCGACCAGATCAACGCGCTGTCCGGCCAGTTGATCAGCGCGCTGCAGGGGCAGGGCGCCACCATCGGGTCGTTCCTCACCCAGACCGCCGCGTTGACCAACACGCTGGCCGACCGCGACCAGTTGATCGGGGAGGTCATCGTCAACCTCAACACCGTGATGGGTTCCCTCGGCGATCAGAACGAACAGTTCGCCAAGGGCGTCGACGGGCTCTCCGAACTCATCGACGGGCTGGCCGAACGGCGCACCGACATCGCCAACGGGGTCGCCTACGCCAGCGCCGCGGCCGGCAGCATCGCCGACCTGCTGGCCGAGGCCCGCCCGCCGTTCGCCAAGACCATCACCGAGACCGACCGGACCGCGGGCGTGGTGCTCGCCGACCACGAGTACTTCGACAACCTGATCAACACGCTGCCCGACGCCTATCAGGCGTTGGCACGCCAGGGAATCTACGGTGACTTCTTCAGTTTCTATCTCTGCGACATCGTGCTCAAGCTGAACGGCAAGGGCGGCCAGCCGGTGTATGTGAAGGCGGCCGGGCAGAGCACCGGGAGGTGTGCGCCGAAGTGA
- a CDS encoding MCE family protein gives MTTTAKRNKGLAPGWWTLVLVILVIAAIWLSYSLFTGTLRSYVPVTLTADRSGLVMETNAKVKLNGVQVGRVVGISGGNAESVHPVQLRLDIYPDQIQYIPANVEARIRATTIFGAKFVDLVFPEAPVSERLQANQVLVSQNVTTEVNTVFQNLVSVLNQIDTAKLNSTLTALAEGVRGQGERIGQATTDANQVLLALNPRAETVRADWQALQGAADVYSAAAQNILTTLDAAATTSVTVSERARQLDALLLATTGLSNKGIELLAPNKDNLIKAVNTLRPTVDLLHKYSPTYTCLFTGAKYLLDHGGYEATGGNGKSLILDAAIALGDDPYRYPHHLTVVGAKGGPGGKPSCGSLPIVDDNWPVRQLVTNTGFGTGIDLRPNPGIAFPAYGNYLPVTRAVPEPPSIRNTWGGPAIGPIPYPGAPAYGAQLYAPDGTPLWPGLPPAPPPGAPREPGPTPGSEPFTVLAPGVQPTPLPPTPLPVPAAPGP, from the coding sequence ATGACGACGACTGCGAAACGAAACAAGGGACTGGCCCCGGGCTGGTGGACCCTCGTGCTGGTGATCCTGGTGATCGCCGCGATCTGGCTGTCCTACTCGCTGTTCACCGGCACGCTGCGCAGCTATGTCCCGGTCACCCTGACCGCCGACCGGTCCGGTCTGGTCATGGAGACCAACGCCAAGGTCAAACTCAACGGTGTGCAGGTCGGCAGGGTCGTGGGGATCAGCGGCGGGAATGCCGAGAGCGTCCACCCGGTTCAGCTGCGACTGGACATCTACCCGGACCAGATCCAGTACATCCCGGCCAACGTGGAGGCCCGGATCCGGGCCACCACCATCTTCGGCGCCAAGTTCGTCGACCTGGTGTTCCCGGAGGCCCCGGTCTCCGAACGCCTGCAGGCCAACCAGGTACTGGTATCGCAGAACGTCACCACCGAGGTCAACACGGTCTTCCAGAACCTGGTCAGTGTCCTGAACCAGATCGACACCGCGAAGCTGAACAGCACGCTGACCGCACTGGCCGAAGGTGTGCGCGGCCAGGGTGAGCGCATCGGGCAGGCCACCACCGACGCCAATCAGGTGCTGCTGGCCCTGAACCCGCGCGCCGAGACCGTCCGCGCCGACTGGCAGGCACTGCAGGGCGCCGCCGACGTGTACAGCGCTGCGGCACAGAACATCCTGACCACCCTGGACGCCGCCGCCACCACCTCGGTGACCGTGTCCGAGCGAGCCCGCCAACTCGATGCGCTGCTACTGGCCACAACGGGCCTGTCCAACAAGGGCATCGAGCTGCTCGCCCCGAACAAGGACAACCTGATCAAGGCCGTCAACACGCTGCGGCCGACGGTGGATCTGCTGCACAAGTACAGCCCGACCTACACCTGCCTGTTCACCGGCGCGAAGTACCTGCTGGACCATGGCGGCTACGAGGCCACCGGCGGCAACGGTAAGTCCCTCATCCTGGACGCCGCCATCGCCCTCGGCGACGACCCGTACCGCTACCCGCATCACCTGACCGTCGTCGGCGCCAAGGGCGGACCGGGTGGCAAGCCCAGCTGCGGCTCGCTGCCGATCGTCGACGACAACTGGCCGGTGCGTCAGCTGGTCACCAACACCGGCTTCGGCACCGGAATCGACCTGCGGCCCAACCCCGGTATCGCGTTCCCGGCCTACGGCAACTACCTGCCGGTCACCCGCGCGGTGCCCGAACCGCCGAGCATCCGCAACACCTGGGGCGGACCGGCGATCGGACCGATCCCGTACCCGGGGGCACCCGCATACGGTGCCCAGCTGTATGCGCCGGACGGCACCCCGCTGTGGCCGGGTCTGCCGCCCGCCCCGCCGCCGGGCGCGCCGCGCGAACCCGGACCGACCCCGGGCTCGGAACCGTTCACCGTCCTCGCACCCGGTGTGCAACCCACGCCGCTGCCCCCGACACCGCTGCCCGTACCGGCAGCACCCGGCCCCTGA
- a CDS encoding ABC transporter permease — translation MGLRVKRSVDGVVHSWNQVGEQTQFFGRTLISIGDVFVRYPKELIRLIAQMGLGAGALAIIGGTVAIVGFLTVSTGALVAVQGFNQFSEIGVEALTGFASAFFNVRLIAPATTAIALSATIGAGATAQLGAMRINEEIDALEVIGIRSIAYLASSRVIAGVIVVIPLYCVGVLASFWAAKFGTTAIYGQSPGVYNHYFDTFLNPTDLIWSFVQSIAMAIVIMLVHTYYGFTASGGPAGVGEAVGRAVRTSLIISAFVVVMISLAVYGQSGNFNLAG, via the coding sequence ATGGGCCTGCGGGTCAAGCGAAGCGTCGACGGAGTCGTCCATAGCTGGAATCAGGTGGGGGAGCAGACCCAGTTCTTCGGGCGCACCCTGATCTCCATCGGCGACGTCTTCGTCCGTTACCCGAAGGAACTCATCCGGCTGATCGCCCAGATGGGCCTCGGCGCGGGCGCTTTGGCCATCATCGGTGGCACGGTCGCCATCGTCGGCTTCCTGACCGTCAGTACCGGCGCCCTCGTCGCCGTGCAGGGCTTCAACCAGTTCTCCGAGATCGGCGTCGAGGCGCTGACCGGGTTCGCCTCCGCCTTCTTCAACGTCCGGCTCATCGCGCCCGCGACGACCGCCATCGCGTTGTCGGCCACCATCGGCGCCGGCGCCACCGCCCAGCTCGGTGCGATGCGGATCAACGAGGAGATCGACGCCCTCGAAGTGATCGGCATCCGCAGCATCGCCTATCTGGCGTCATCCCGGGTGATCGCCGGCGTCATCGTCGTCATCCCGCTGTACTGCGTCGGTGTGCTGGCCTCCTTCTGGGCGGCCAAGTTCGGCACCACCGCCATCTACGGGCAGTCCCCCGGTGTCTACAACCACTACTTCGACACGTTCCTCAACCCCACCGACCTGATCTGGTCGTTCGTACAGTCGATCGCGATGGCGATCGTCATCATGCTGGTGCACACCTATTACGGGTTCACCGCCAGCGGCGGCCCCGCGGGTGTCGGTGAGGCGGTGGGCCGTGCGGTGCGCACCTCGCTGATCATCTCCGCGTTCGTCGTGGTGATGATCTCGCTCGCGGTGTACGGGCAGTCCGGCAACTTCAACCTGGCCGGCTGA
- a CDS encoding MlaE family ABC transporter permease — protein sequence MAAQDAIPNVVAKPVRAFGGFFSMTLDVFTLMFRPPFAWREYILQSWFVARVSLLPTLMLTVPYTVLLTFTFNILLTEFGAADFSGTGAALGTVTQIGPIVTVLVIAGAGATAMCADLGARTIREELDALRVMGVNPIQALVIPRVFAATTVSLALSATVVLVGLTGAYLFCVYVQHVSPGAFVAGLTLITGPTDVFIALIKAALFGLTAGLIACYKGISVGGGPAGVGNAVNETVVFTFMALFAINVVATAVGVKAGT from the coding sequence ATGGCGGCCCAAGACGCCATCCCGAATGTGGTCGCGAAGCCGGTGCGCGCGTTCGGTGGGTTCTTCTCGATGACGCTCGACGTCTTCACCTTGATGTTCCGGCCCCCGTTCGCCTGGCGCGAGTACATCCTGCAGTCCTGGTTCGTCGCACGGGTTTCGCTGCTGCCGACGCTGATGCTGACGGTGCCCTACACCGTGCTGCTCACATTCACCTTCAACATCCTGCTCACCGAGTTCGGCGCCGCCGACTTCTCCGGCACCGGTGCCGCGCTGGGCACGGTGACCCAGATCGGCCCGATCGTCACGGTATTGGTGATCGCCGGTGCCGGCGCCACCGCGATGTGCGCCGACCTGGGCGCCCGGACCATCCGCGAAGAGCTCGACGCGCTCCGGGTGATGGGCGTGAATCCGATTCAGGCCTTGGTGATTCCACGGGTGTTCGCCGCGACCACGGTCTCGCTGGCCCTGTCGGCCACCGTCGTGCTGGTCGGACTCACCGGCGCCTACCTGTTCTGCGTCTACGTCCAGCACGTCTCGCCGGGCGCGTTCGTGGCGGGCCTGACCCTGATCACCGGCCCCACCGATGTGTTCATCGCCCTCATCAAGGCGGCCCTGTTCGGCCTGACCGCCGGCCTGATCGCCTGCTACAAGGGCATTTCGGTGGGCGGCGGACCGGCCGGTGTCGGTAACGCGGTGAACGAGACCGTGGTGTTCACCTTCATGGCGCTGTTCGCCATCAACGTGGTCGCCACCGCCGTCGGTGTGAAGGCGGGGACGTGA
- a CDS encoding TetR/AcrR family transcriptional regulator produces MQSVPSGQPSSEERDRIVEATFACLAEPHEGPVHVSAILTRAEVSSRAFYRHFESKDDLFLAMLGQVTERLAVELDEIAGPDAAGGPDPLTRLRAWLDRMFTLASDTELHPYLAVVDCDEMRSAKGYRDAREQSRARRESSLVDILAMGREDGSFPLTEPESDAIAIAALVSRELTSARIYDPAQIPVARARVERFALRALGVVVANTVGSDTTAQ; encoded by the coding sequence GTGCAGTCTGTGCCATCCGGGCAACCCAGCAGTGAAGAACGCGACCGAATCGTCGAAGCGACCTTTGCCTGCCTGGCCGAACCGCACGAGGGCCCGGTGCATGTCTCGGCGATCCTGACCCGGGCCGAAGTGTCCAGTCGGGCGTTCTACCGGCATTTCGAGTCCAAGGACGATTTGTTCCTGGCCATGCTCGGGCAGGTCACCGAGCGCCTGGCCGTCGAACTCGACGAGATCGCGGGGCCGGACGCGGCCGGTGGCCCGGATCCGCTGACCCGGCTGCGAGCCTGGCTGGACCGGATGTTCACGCTGGCCAGCGATACCGAACTGCACCCCTATCTGGCTGTCGTCGACTGCGACGAGATGCGCTCGGCGAAGGGCTACCGGGATGCGCGGGAACAGTCACGGGCGCGTCGGGAATCCTCATTGGTAGACATTCTGGCGATGGGACGGGAGGACGGGTCGTTCCCGTTGACCGAGCCGGAGTCGGATGCGATCGCGATCGCGGCGCTGGTGAGCCGGGAGCTGACCTCGGCCCGGATCTACGACCCGGCACAGATTCCGGTGGCCCGGGCCCGGGTGGAGCGCTTCGCATTGCGCGCGCTGGGCGTCGTGGTAGCGAACACAGTGGGTAGCGACACTACTGCACAGTAA